In Pontiella desulfatans, one DNA window encodes the following:
- a CDS encoding PKD domain-containing protein yields the protein MKKSCLWFVLLITAINAQSAIIIDSGFAALTGTEFPPTLNSNSIFRNGAYDSTGEGWLGGPGMAGTETVVDANAGTIQFKAAGFSGTVGSWSDAFGQVNLDSKATVGQQALQVVVVNITDNEGDFEALMEIQFFCFKGTTEVFGNGIALNATSVGSWWEPIGTVVSTDTITSNGTYSTGAIDFGTNGYEVVGFRAQFVELNGSIDFNDNMTVSEISVSLPVSTSLPDAPTNLAVTVVSGAELQLSWADSSSNEDGFKIERKSGTNSFLQIDSTAANVTTYSDTGLIKGMLYTYRVRAYNSIGDSFYTGEASAVPDGNLLPQADAGTDQTVTDDDYSGAEPVILDGAGSTDADGTITNYVWDIAGTPIATGETAQVYLNVGAHSITLTVTDNEGATGADAVQITVVSPGNLIAIDTNTTFQTIKGWWMNESFQPFTTATTQDEILNEIVNDFGITGMRWHSPGGNSNMGERWERRNDNDDADMPDWSAFNFKYADREITELVLPLKRLVEANGEPFSMYLTQAFYDTGSTGTSPAWQMNSPGEHAEFLIALLRRLREVHGIEADYCTILNEPDYKSSWTPGMIHEMVRTVGPRLEAAGLKTRIQFPESLNVDVGWSDFIEPVINDEEFWSYIGLISYHRYGGFTKLADLGQFAAERGLPTAQTEYGYLTTDRLYEDLAIGNNSYWDIYSVHSQIETYGSPEIYNRIEKSSWYWRLRQVIHYVRPGAVRVESASNNAQVRALAFIKDGRTVAVVLNDLDSTARSIRLSGLTQGTYGVCRSRTSNRYEELGLQTVDASGELTLDVPGGTVLTLYPYPGSNMPPVIRNWNTDTSWLISPSDSVNLSSSATDPEGDAISYQWSVARAPAGAPVNLASPNASFCPVSGLTVPGEYAFTLSVSDGAGTVRREARTTVFASDPPPEIMTIHNRIPVVVTLPQAGTQMRGYAWDLGGTALTYQWTVVSQPPGAAAIFAASTNMNSDVTGMTVAGEYVFRLEASDGISTDAEEFMVTVHPENAAPIISSATADTNVLTLPEDSVTLSAVTADANSDPIAHWWRTVSAPPGSWPVFADQDEPVTDVSGLIVPGSYSFKLTVADETDVVNSGLINVTVASGSSPAMLHLCAPAGGETYSVSQPVDIRWSSAYFSEDVKIELYDGIGWSTLTAATTNDGVEPWTTPSDSLNGCLIRISDAADGNPSAVSASPFRVGGSRSPIDSDRDGLPDTWEMEYFNGATNAVSTAAAPNGVNTLFETYIAGLDPVDRFAVSNVWNGVGWTAVPGRVYTVYGTTNLMNSFQPLETGIVWPQNSWTGQVGGAAGKAFYKVDVQIAP from the coding sequence ATGAAAAAGTCATGTTTATGGTTCGTGTTGCTGATCACCGCCATTAATGCACAGTCGGCGATAATTATTGATTCGGGATTTGCCGCTCTAACGGGAACGGAGTTTCCCCCGACGCTCAACAGCAATTCAATATTCCGCAACGGCGCTTACGACTCAACCGGTGAGGGCTGGCTGGGCGGCCCCGGCATGGCAGGAACAGAAACCGTTGTTGATGCGAATGCAGGCACCATACAGTTCAAAGCTGCCGGTTTTTCCGGTACAGTGGGAAGTTGGTCCGATGCATTTGGGCAGGTGAATCTCGACAGTAAGGCCACCGTCGGACAGCAGGCCCTTCAGGTTGTTGTGGTGAATATCACCGATAATGAAGGGGATTTTGAAGCGTTGATGGAAATACAGTTCTTCTGTTTTAAAGGCACTACGGAGGTGTTCGGTAATGGGATTGCTCTTAATGCAACCTCTGTTGGAAGCTGGTGGGAACCCATTGGAACCGTTGTGTCGACCGATACCATTACCTCCAATGGTACCTATTCAACGGGGGCTATTGATTTCGGGACAAATGGTTATGAAGTCGTTGGGTTTCGTGCCCAGTTTGTCGAATTGAACGGCTCAATCGATTTTAATGATAACATGACGGTCTCAGAAATTTCAGTTTCTTTGCCGGTTTCCACGTCTCTGCCGGATGCCCCGACCAACCTTGCCGTGACCGTCGTTTCAGGCGCGGAACTTCAGTTGAGCTGGGCAGACAGCTCTTCCAATGAGGACGGCTTTAAGATTGAGCGAAAAAGCGGAACCAACTCCTTTTTGCAGATTGACTCAACTGCCGCGAATGTTACGACTTATTCCGATACCGGGCTGATAAAGGGCATGCTCTACACCTATCGCGTCCGTGCTTACAACAGTATCGGGGATTCCTTTTACACCGGGGAGGCCTCCGCCGTTCCCGACGGCAACCTGCTCCCGCAGGCCGATGCCGGAACCGATCAAACCGTGACCGATGACGATTACAGCGGCGCAGAGCCGGTGATACTTGACGGGGCGGGATCCACTGATGCCGACGGCACGATTACCAACTACGTGTGGGATATCGCCGGAACACCGATTGCCACCGGTGAAACAGCTCAGGTCTATCTTAACGTGGGTGCGCACAGCATCACGCTGACTGTGACGGACAACGAGGGGGCCACCGGAGCCGATGCCGTGCAGATCACTGTGGTGAGCCCGGGCAATCTCATCGCCATCGATACCAACACAACATTCCAGACGATTAAAGGCTGGTGGATGAATGAGTCCTTTCAGCCGTTCACGACCGCGACAACGCAGGATGAAATTCTGAATGAAATCGTCAACGATTTCGGTATCACCGGTATGCGCTGGCATTCGCCAGGTGGAAATTCAAACATGGGAGAGCGATGGGAGCGTCGCAACGACAATGACGATGCAGACATGCCGGATTGGTCGGCGTTTAACTTTAAATATGCGGATCGGGAAATCACGGAACTTGTGCTGCCGTTGAAACGTCTGGTTGAAGCCAACGGCGAACCGTTCAGTATGTATCTGACACAGGCATTTTATGATACCGGCTCAACCGGAACGTCTCCGGCCTGGCAGATGAACAGCCCCGGTGAACATGCCGAGTTCCTGATTGCGCTGCTTCGGCGCCTGCGTGAGGTTCATGGAATTGAGGCGGATTATTGCACGATCCTGAACGAGCCGGATTATAAAAGTTCATGGACTCCCGGCATGATCCACGAGATGGTCAGAACCGTCGGCCCGCGTCTGGAGGCGGCCGGCTTGAAAACCCGGATCCAGTTCCCGGAAAGTCTCAATGTGGATGTTGGCTGGAGCGACTTTATTGAACCGGTGATCAACGATGAGGAGTTCTGGTCCTATATCGGGCTGATCAGCTATCACCGTTACGGTGGATTCACCAAACTTGCTGATCTAGGGCAGTTTGCCGCAGAGCGGGGGCTGCCGACGGCCCAGACGGAGTACGGCTATCTGACCACCGATCGGTTGTATGAAGATCTCGCGATCGGCAACAATTCCTATTGGGACATTTATAGCGTTCACAGCCAGATCGAAACATACGGGTCGCCTGAAATTTACAATCGTATCGAAAAAAGTTCGTGGTACTGGCGCCTGCGGCAGGTGATCCACTATGTGCGCCCCGGCGCGGTTCGCGTGGAATCGGCTTCAAACAACGCTCAGGTGCGCGCACTGGCTTTTATTAAGGACGGAAGAACAGTTGCGGTCGTTTTAAATGATCTTGACTCCACCGCACGTTCGATCCGTCTGTCGGGTTTGACTCAGGGAACGTACGGAGTGTGCCGATCAAGGACCTCCAACCGTTACGAGGAGCTTGGCTTGCAGACGGTTGATGCTTCAGGGGAGCTCACGCTGGACGTTCCCGGCGGAACGGTTCTGACCCTCTATCCCTATCCGGGAAGCAACATGCCGCCCGTCATCAGAAACTGGAATACGGACACCTCCTGGCTGATCTCCCCTTCGGACAGCGTGAACCTGAGCTCATCCGCCACAGATCCCGAAGGTGATGCCATCAGTTATCAGTGGTCAGTGGCCCGGGCTCCGGCCGGAGCACCGGTTAATCTGGCCAGTCCGAACGCTTCTTTCTGCCCGGTGTCCGGCCTGACGGTGCCCGGTGAATATGCCTTTACACTGTCGGTCAGCGATGGGGCCGGCACGGTGCGGCGCGAGGCGCGCACCACGGTTTTTGCGTCCGACCCGCCGCCGGAGATCATGACCATTCACAATCGGATTCCCGTGGTGGTCACGCTGCCGCAGGCCGGCACGCAGATGCGCGGGTATGCGTGGGATCTGGGCGGCACAGCCTTGACGTATCAATGGACCGTGGTCTCGCAGCCCCCGGGTGCTGCGGCCATTTTTGCGGCTTCGACCAATATGAACAGCGACGTAACCGGCATGACGGTTGCCGGCGAGTATGTGTTCAGGCTGGAGGCTTCCGACGGCATCAGCACAGATGCCGAAGAGTTCATGGTGACGGTTCATCCGGAAAATGCCGCGCCGATCATTTCGTCGGCAACTGCCGATACAAACGTGCTGACTCTGCCGGAAGACAGTGTGACGCTATCTGCCGTGACCGCCGATGCGAACAGCGATCCCATTGCTCACTGGTGGAGAACGGTTTCTGCACCGCCGGGCTCCTGGCCTGTTTTTGCGGACCAGGATGAGCCGGTCACAGACGTGAGCGGACTGATCGTTCCCGGCAGTTATTCATTCAAGCTGACGGTGGCGGATGAAACCGATGTTGTGAATAGCGGTCTTATCAACGTGACTGTTGCTTCCGGATCCTCGCCGGCCATGCTTCATCTGTGCGCTCCAGCCGGCGGAGAAACCTATAGTGTTTCCCAGCCGGTCGATATTCGCTGGAGCAGCGCTTACTTCTCCGAAGATGTAAAGATCGAACTCTATGACGGCATCGGCTGGTCGACCCTTACAGCTGCGACAACCAACGATGGAGTCGAGCCCTGGACCACGCCATCGGACTCGCTGAATGGATGCCTTATTCGCATTTCAGATGCGGCAGACGGCAACCCATCTGCTGTATCCGCTTCCCCGTTCAGGGTCGGAGGTTCGCGGTCTCCGATCGACAGCGATAGAGACGGATTGCCGGATACATGGGAAATGGAGTATTTTAATGGTGCCACGAACGCAGTTTCAACCGCAGCAGCCCCCAATGGCGTGAATACGCTGTTTGAAACCTATATTGCCGGGCTCGATCCGGTCGACCGCTTTGCGGTTTCCAATGTTTGGAACGGGGTGGGCTGGACGGCGGTTCCAGGGCGCGTTTACACCGTGTATGGAACCACCAATCTGATGAATAGTTTCCAACCTTTGGAAACCGGCATTGTCTGGCCGCAAAACAGCTGGACCGGTCAGGTTGGCGGGGCCGCCGGAAAGGCCTTTTATAAAGTCGATGTGCAAATCGCGCCCTGA
- a CDS encoding fibronectin type III domain-containing protein, which yields MNKKMISLMVVIALLTFGAQAVLVIDNTFTNVAGTDLPIGDSNNLDPNDELDNGWYSGPISDTEASFDPAADQLTIGPAASIYDSLKAFGQMNTDNKVTTGLQQFLFDVAAVTLGGGETISFSVQVFGSDLVTAGQDWKGIDLNGSNNHAHWTSLGTVSTPAVTAAGTHVTGSVDLGDGYNMLAFKILCVDNGSAGYGDTITLDGISAAPVSVSSAPDAPTNLTATAASTSAINLSWADASSNEDGFYIERGADTNSFAVIATNAANTTVYADSGLTDSTEYWYRVSAFNTIGTSSNNPVASATTLVPTPPNAPTNLVVEVLSATSLFLEWTDLSSDEDGFKIERKSGAGSFAQITNVAADVTTLTDSELISGTLYTYRVFAYNGAGNSGYSNEESAVPENIVFSTNVVFNGTSDSVLMAAGDTSNVVLISSAGTHTLTNSSGSDQIAYIFGNFAGTALTNTGDSVVLSFRVSNMPDNAVLRFGLAGARDGALHTTNVPNTDFARAYAAYGIEKIADNISTFFYKYNGGPANVTTEDRDVLNFTTLGLLGNWDSAGNPDRFNNDSTADFTLTLTREATAFSLSGTMDVAGGTGVQQMDSIQVIPVDNDMALTDAFTTFAIGCAGLTDSALLDSGTALTVSEVTVAHLAREEGGSGPIIPPPASTVSLSSLGGGQDVIHWTTAQGSGYVYSVWYSTNLLAGFQPLETNLADTVQSLTNTIGTSPVFYKIEAK from the coding sequence ATGAACAAAAAAATGATCTCACTTATGGTTGTAATCGCACTGCTTACCTTCGGGGCTCAGGCCGTATTGGTCATCGATAACACCTTCACCAATGTGGCTGGAACCGACCTGCCTATCGGTGATTCCAACAACCTTGATCCGAACGATGAGCTGGACAACGGCTGGTATTCCGGTCCGATCAGTGACACAGAAGCATCCTTTGACCCGGCAGCTGATCAGCTTACGATTGGACCGGCGGCATCCATTTATGATTCCCTTAAAGCTTTTGGTCAGATGAATACGGATAATAAGGTAACCACCGGACTGCAGCAGTTTCTGTTCGATGTGGCGGCGGTCACACTGGGCGGAGGAGAAACCATTTCATTCTCTGTGCAGGTGTTCGGTTCCGATCTGGTCACCGCGGGTCAGGACTGGAAAGGAATCGATTTGAACGGATCAAACAACCACGCTCACTGGACGTCTCTCGGCACGGTCAGCACTCCTGCTGTTACCGCTGCAGGAACACACGTGACCGGCAGTGTAGATCTCGGCGACGGCTACAACATGCTTGCCTTTAAGATTCTCTGCGTGGATAACGGGTCCGCAGGGTATGGAGACACCATTACGCTCGACGGCATCAGTGCCGCCCCGGTCTCTGTTTCTTCTGCGCCGGACGCGCCGACCAACCTCACGGCCACCGCCGCCTCCACCTCCGCCATTAACCTGAGCTGGGCGGATGCCTCTTCGAATGAGGACGGTTTCTACATTGAGCGCGGTGCCGATACCAACAGCTTCGCGGTGATTGCCACCAATGCCGCCAACACGACGGTTTATGCCGACTCCGGGCTGACAGACAGCACCGAGTACTGGTACCGCGTGAGTGCCTTCAATACCATCGGCACCTCAAGCAATAATCCGGTGGCCTCTGCAACTACACTGGTGCCGACGCCTCCGAACGCTCCGACAAATCTGGTCGTGGAGGTCCTGAGCGCAACCAGCCTGTTCCTGGAATGGACTGATCTTTCGTCCGACGAGGACGGCTTCAAGATCGAACGCAAAAGCGGAGCCGGTTCCTTTGCGCAGATCACCAATGTTGCGGCCGATGTCACAACCCTGACAGATTCCGAATTGATCTCTGGTACACTTTATACCTACCGCGTTTTCGCCTATAACGGTGCCGGTAATTCCGGGTATTCCAATGAAGAGTCCGCCGTGCCGGAGAATATTGTTTTTTCAACCAACGTGGTGTTCAACGGCACCTCTGACTCTGTGCTGATGGCTGCCGGCGATACGAGCAATGTTGTACTGATCAGTTCTGCTGGTACGCATACCCTGACCAACAGCAGCGGGTCCGATCAGATTGCATACATATTCGGCAACTTTGCCGGAACCGCACTGACCAATACCGGTGATTCGGTTGTGCTCTCCTTTCGGGTCAGCAATATGCCGGATAACGCCGTGCTTCGGTTCGGCCTTGCCGGAGCACGCGACGGAGCTCTGCATACCACCAATGTGCCCAACACGGATTTCGCCCGCGCTTATGCGGCATATGGAATTGAAAAAATCGCAGATAATATCTCGACATTCTTTTACAAGTACAATGGGGGTCCGGCCAATGTAACCACAGAAGACCGGGATGTTTTAAACTTCACAACACTGGGCCTTCTCGGCAACTGGGACTCGGCGGGTAACCCGGATCGTTTTAATAACGATTCCACTGCGGACTTCACCCTGACGTTGACTCGCGAAGCGACTGCTTTCAGTCTTTCGGGAACCATGGATGTGGCAGGCGGAACCGGTGTGCAGCAGATGGACAGCATTCAGGTGATCCCGGTTGATAACGACATGGCGTTAACGGATGCTTTCACCACCTTTGCCATTGGCTGTGCGGGATTGACGGACAGCGCTCTACTTGATTCCGGAACCGCGCTGACTGTTTCAGAGGTCACCGTTGCTCATCTGGCGCGAGAAGAAGGCGGCAGCGGCCCGATCATTCCGCCGCCGGCGTCAACGGTGAGTTTGAGTTCTCTTGGCGGGGGTCAGGATGTCATCCACTGGACCACCGCGCAGGGATCCGGTTATGTCTACAGCGTCTGGTACTCCACCAACCTGCTCGCCGGCTTCCAACCCTTGGAAACCAACCTGGCCGATACGGTTCAGAGTCTCACCAACACGATTGGTACGTCGCCGGTTTTCTACAAGATCGAAGCGAAGTAA
- a CDS encoding LacI family DNA-binding transcriptional regulator gives MQAHAYNDYLMNNVVRLKDVAAALGINPSTVSRALNDLPSIPKATRERVKAKAAEMNYRPDPSLRRLAERRWAIHPSGRSVSMAFVAWSKKDYPNHYLLLKNGIRKIAEDLGYGFESLYVDDYPDATSAARVLKSRGVAGIIAMASKDQTAWQNFPWNQFSSVQTLTGEEAETGLSTVRYDTFWTLLNAGKRILKSCPASAAICLIEQPHRSKTDELNHSAALQVIELWKQAGIACPPPQFFKISPDAQQAMVSWLAEEGVHNAIVPNSSIEWPLKKSGIKTPEQIRLIALKIEEGSAIAGYRWQMDQIALRAVQQVDSMIRHDETGSPAKPETTVIPCLWVSGKSFPEPTE, from the coding sequence ATGCAAGCGCATGCGTATAATGATTATCTTATGAATAACGTGGTTCGACTCAAAGATGTGGCAGCGGCGCTGGGAATTAATCCATCGACGGTTTCACGCGCACTGAACGATCTTCCCAGCATTCCGAAAGCCACCCGCGAGCGGGTAAAGGCCAAGGCGGCGGAGATGAATTACCGGCCCGATCCATCCTTGCGCCGGCTCGCGGAGCGGCGCTGGGCCATCCATCCCTCGGGGCGGTCCGTTTCCATGGCATTCGTGGCGTGGTCGAAAAAAGATTATCCGAATCATTATCTTCTGCTGAAGAACGGTATCCGTAAAATCGCGGAGGATCTAGGCTACGGATTTGAATCGCTGTATGTCGATGACTATCCGGATGCGACTTCTGCCGCCCGGGTGCTAAAATCGCGCGGCGTGGCCGGCATCATCGCCATGGCCTCCAAAGATCAAACCGCCTGGCAGAACTTCCCCTGGAATCAGTTTTCCTCCGTGCAGACCCTGACCGGCGAGGAAGCGGAAACCGGACTTTCAACCGTTCGTTACGACACTTTCTGGACTCTGCTGAATGCAGGGAAGAGAATCCTCAAAAGCTGTCCCGCCTCGGCCGCCATCTGCCTGATTGAGCAGCCCCACCGATCTAAAACCGATGAGCTCAACCATTCAGCCGCACTGCAGGTGATCGAACTATGGAAACAAGCCGGTATCGCCTGCCCCCCCCCCCAGTTTTTCAAAATCTCACCGGATGCACAGCAGGCCATGGTCTCATGGCTGGCCGAAGAAGGCGTTCACAATGCGATTGTTCCTAACAGCAGCATCGAATGGCCTCTGAAAAAGTCGGGCATCAAAACCCCAGAACAAATCCGGCTAATTGCACTGAAAATTGAAGAGGGCTCAGCCATCGCCGGATACCGATGGCAGATGGATCAGATCGCGCTGCGAGCCGTGCAGCAAGTGGACAGCATGATCCGCCACGATGAAACAGGCTCTCCCGCAAAGCCCGAAACCACCGTCATTCCCTGCCTATGGGTCTCGGGAAAAAGTTTTCCTGAGCCCACTGAATAG
- a CDS encoding glycoside hydrolase family 2 protein translates to MLKDQIPRPEHPRPQFCRNTWLCLNGEWSYEFDFGESGMDPVRGMFRSAGFGRNITVPFCPESELSGVGHKDFIPAIWYHRTMEVPSEWGGKRILLHFGAVDYECEVFIDGVSAGLHFGGTVSFTFDITKWIQLGKTHHLVVRVKDDLREGNQPAGKQCFSYKSKGCHYTRTTGIWQTVWLEAVAPYGLKDIHIVPDFDSSSFVIIPRYLSVRRRLRLVVLAKANGAVAAEADIPAVDGVPAVLQMASSIPWDIENPFLYDLELKVVDDDGRVLDEVSSYAGLRKVHIEGNRIYLNNKPVYQRLVLDQGFYPDGIWTAPSDEALKNDILLAKKAGFNGARLHQKVFEERFHYWADRLGYITWGESSSWGCDCNTPEGARNFISEWREIIVRDRNHPSIIIWTPWNETRYYNNPGQHKRVHMDAYKICKDLDPTRPVNDASGYLHHITDVWTVHDYEQDPERLRKNHTPDPDRGVFRNMPEYEPEYEGQPYLIDEYGGMKWVGGEAEEPDSAAWGYGDDSGTLDAFYTRLEGLTDVILSRDHICGYCYTQLTDVEQEQNGIYYFDRSEKFDMKRIAQIFKKERAAS, encoded by the coding sequence ATGCTGAAAGATCAAATTCCCCGTCCCGAACACCCCCGCCCGCAGTTTTGTCGGAATACCTGGCTTTGTCTGAATGGTGAATGGAGCTATGAGTTCGATTTCGGTGAAAGCGGTATGGACCCTGTCCGGGGGATGTTTCGGAGCGCCGGGTTTGGCAGAAACATTACCGTTCCGTTTTGTCCGGAAAGCGAGTTGTCGGGGGTAGGCCATAAGGATTTTATCCCGGCAATATGGTATCACCGAACGATGGAGGTTCCATCGGAGTGGGGCGGGAAGAGAATTCTACTTCACTTTGGTGCTGTCGACTATGAATGTGAAGTGTTCATTGATGGTGTATCCGCAGGGCTGCACTTTGGAGGAACCGTTTCTTTTACGTTCGATATTACGAAATGGATACAACTTGGCAAGACACATCATCTTGTTGTCCGGGTGAAGGACGATCTCCGCGAGGGGAACCAGCCCGCCGGAAAACAATGTTTTTCATATAAATCAAAAGGCTGCCATTACACGCGTACGACGGGAATATGGCAGACGGTTTGGTTGGAAGCGGTCGCCCCGTACGGCCTTAAAGATATTCACATTGTTCCGGACTTCGACAGCTCCTCATTTGTCATCATTCCCCGATATCTCTCGGTTCGGCGGCGATTGCGGCTGGTTGTTCTGGCGAAAGCGAATGGCGCGGTTGCTGCAGAGGCGGATATTCCGGCGGTTGACGGCGTGCCTGCGGTTTTGCAGATGGCTTCATCAATTCCCTGGGACATCGAAAACCCTTTTCTTTACGATCTCGAGTTAAAGGTGGTTGATGATGACGGGCGTGTACTGGATGAAGTCAGCAGCTATGCGGGGCTGCGAAAAGTTCACATTGAGGGCAATCGCATCTATTTGAACAACAAGCCGGTCTATCAACGGCTGGTTCTGGACCAGGGATTCTATCCCGATGGAATCTGGACCGCTCCGAGCGACGAAGCCTTGAAAAACGACATTCTGCTTGCTAAAAAAGCCGGCTTCAACGGTGCGCGCCTGCACCAGAAGGTTTTTGAGGAGCGGTTTCACTATTGGGCTGATCGGTTGGGATATATTACCTGGGGTGAGTCTTCGTCGTGGGGCTGCGACTGCAACACCCCCGAGGGGGCTCGTAACTTTATCAGTGAATGGCGCGAAATTATTGTGCGCGACCGCAACCATCCGTCGATCATCATTTGGACTCCGTGGAATGAAACCCGCTACTATAATAATCCTGGGCAGCACAAGCGGGTGCATATGGATGCCTATAAGATTTGCAAGGATTTGGATCCGACCCGACCCGTCAATGATGCCAGCGGTTATCTGCATCACATAACCGATGTGTGGACCGTTCACGACTATGAGCAGGATCCTGAAAGACTCCGTAAAAACCATACGCCCGATCCGGATCGGGGCGTTTTCCGGAACATGCCGGAGTACGAGCCGGAGTATGAAGGTCAGCCTTATTTGATTGATGAGTATGGCGGTATGAAATGGGTTGGCGGCGAGGCGGAAGAACCTGACAGTGCCGCCTGGGGATACGGTGATGATTCCGGGACGCTCGACGCATTCTATACTCGTCTCGAAGGCTTGACCGACGTTATCCTGAGCCGGGATCATATCTGCGGCTACTGCTACACACAGCTCACGGATGTTGAGCAGGAGCAGAACGGTATCTATTATTTCGATCGGTCGGAAAAGTTTGATATGAAGCGGATTGCGCAAATATTTAAGAAAGAAAGAGCGGCATCATGA
- a CDS encoding sulfatase family protein, with amino-acid sequence MKKMNTKRIRPLTAGYALLSAGCFSFITSSSDAQADARQQRPNILLIVSDDHGYGDWGDALKDASMPNLDRLAASGIHFTQGYVSAPICSASRLGLLTGCYQQRLGNFWYGDGGMATDEFVSMPEILREAGYATAMIGKVHLPGVQHARNFPLHHGFDYFYGFEGAAKHYLQHNAAAHESFQEKLLKYHPEKKGYPIVFNQPMQVNDSRKDQEGFSTELFGEQARKFMAQADEKPFFVQLSFNAVHDQTYQLPPEYLKERGIKPIADWDPAMQDPNTFNDKALLPDCAEARDYLLGQLNFLDIEIGRILDFLDERGLRRNTLVVYVSDNGGSLANGSFNTPLAGGKFTLFEGGIRVPFIISQPGTVQQGMVCSNLVTSLDLLPTFASTAGVAAPELCDGLDLTPLLTGTDLSVGHQTLFWDVGQQFAVRAGDWKLRFSETTGRSRSPAGLGFQLTNLQDDPGEKQNRIEEEPEKAAELMKLYRHWRAGLE; translated from the coding sequence ATGAAGAAAATGAATACAAAACGGATTCGTCCGCTGACTGCAGGCTATGCGTTGTTGAGCGCAGGCTGTTTTTCCTTTATTACGAGCTCGTCTGACGCACAGGCGGATGCCCGCCAGCAACGGCCGAATATTCTACTGATTGTTTCTGATGATCACGGCTACGGGGACTGGGGCGATGCACTTAAAGATGCCTCAATGCCCAATCTCGACCGACTGGCGGCATCCGGTATTCATTTCACGCAGGGTTATGTCTCTGCGCCGATCTGCTCGGCTTCGCGCCTTGGCCTGCTGACCGGTTGCTACCAGCAGCGGCTGGGAAACTTCTGGTACGGCGACGGGGGGATGGCGACCGATGAGTTTGTTTCCATGCCGGAGATCCTGCGCGAGGCAGGCTATGCCACCGCCATGATCGGTAAAGTTCATCTGCCGGGGGTGCAGCACGCCCGCAACTTCCCGCTTCATCACGGGTTCGATTATTTTTATGGTTTTGAAGGTGCGGCCAAGCACTACCTCCAGCATAACGCCGCCGCCCATGAGTCGTTTCAGGAAAAACTGCTCAAATATCACCCGGAGAAAAAGGGATATCCCATCGTTTTCAATCAACCGATGCAGGTGAATGATTCGCGGAAAGATCAGGAGGGCTTCAGTACGGAACTGTTCGGCGAGCAGGCGCGCAAGTTTATGGCGCAGGCCGATGAAAAACCGTTTTTTGTTCAGCTCTCATTCAACGCCGTTCACGACCAGACCTATCAGCTGCCGCCGGAATACCTGAAGGAGAGAGGGATTAAGCCGATTGCGGATTGGGACCCTGCGATGCAGGATCCGAACACCTTTAATGATAAAGCTCTGCTGCCGGACTGCGCGGAGGCCCGCGACTACCTGCTCGGACAACTCAACTTCCTCGACATCGAAATTGGACGGATTCTCGACTTCCTTGATGAACGTGGGTTGCGCAGAAACACGCTGGTGGTCTATGTTTCCGACAACGGCGGTTCGCTGGCCAACGGCTCGTTCAACACTCCGCTGGCAGGCGGCAAGTTTACTCTGTTCGAGGGCGGCATCCGTGTTCCGTTTATCATTTCACAGCCCGGAACCGTCCAGCAGGGAATGGTCTGCTCTAACCTTGTCACCTCACTCGATCTGCTGCCCACCTTTGCAAGCACCGCCGGCGTTGCGGCTCCGGAGCTTTGCGACGGGCTTGACCTGACTCCGCTTCTCACCGGAACCGATCTGTCTGTAGGACACCAGACGCTGTTCTGGGATGTCGGCCAGCAATTCGCCGTCCGCGCCGGCGACTGGAAACTGCGCTTTTCTGAAACCACCGGACGGAGCCGTTCTCCGGCCGGACTGGGATTCCAGTTAACCAATCTCCAAGACGATCCGGGCGAAAAGCAGAACCGGATTGAAGAGGAGCCGGAAAAAGCCGCCGAGCTCATGAAGCTCTACCGACACTGGCGTGCCGGTTTGGAATAG